The following are from one region of the Mannheimia granulomatis genome:
- the modF gene encoding molybdate ABC transporter ATP-binding protein ModF, which translates to MQTQRSLHIENAAFSLHKQQKLTIKKLTIQSNDFWVVVGGNGSGKTAFSLALQGKLPIYSGSYDNHFQNIQLLSFEQQQKIIEKIFNDRNNDSVSPDDFGLTARQIILNGSDKNVLCEEYAEKLRITHLLERPFIQLSTGESRKVLFCQLLVSEPDLLILDEPFEGLDQQSAQYWMQLVGELQSKMALVLIVNRFNDIPEAASHIALLDHLQLILQGKRVEVEQQAVYSQLKFAEENINVPLPDGATPLMVLDSTINPFELEKVNIQYGEKKILDNLTWTVAPKQNWWIKGPNGAGKSTLLSIITGDHPQSYANKVRLFGRQRGTGETIWDIKKNIGYVSSQLHMDYRVNCAAIEVIISGFFDSIGVYQQIPNSLQLKAMEWLERLNLADVARKPFRSLSWGQQRLLLITRAMVKHPPILILDEPLQGLDGINRKLVKQFIDQLVNNSQTQLLFVSHQDSDAPNCITHLFEFVAKGETNESGYEYRQTAIIQ; encoded by the coding sequence CTTTTTCACTACATAAACAGCAAAAATTAACCATAAAAAAACTCACTATTCAATCCAATGATTTCTGGGTGGTGGTTGGCGGTAATGGCTCGGGCAAAACCGCCTTTTCCCTTGCGTTGCAAGGCAAACTTCCTATTTATTCTGGCAGTTACGACAACCATTTTCAGAATATTCAGCTCCTCTCTTTCGAGCAACAACAAAAAATCATTGAGAAAATTTTTAACGACCGCAACAACGACAGCGTTTCTCCCGATGATTTCGGTTTAACCGCCCGCCAAATTATTCTAAACGGTAGCGACAAAAATGTTCTCTGTGAGGAATATGCGGAAAAGCTTCGCATCACACACCTGCTTGAACGCCCGTTTATTCAGCTTTCCACCGGCGAAAGCCGCAAAGTGTTGTTCTGCCAACTGTTGGTGAGTGAACCAGACTTACTGATTTTAGACGAACCGTTTGAAGGCTTAGATCAACAATCGGCGCAATATTGGATGCAGCTTGTCGGTGAGCTGCAAAGCAAAATGGCATTAGTGCTGATTGTAAACCGCTTTAACGATATTCCTGAAGCTGCCAGCCATATTGCCCTGCTCGACCATTTACAGCTCATTTTGCAAGGAAAACGGGTGGAAGTGGAACAACAAGCGGTCTATTCTCAACTAAAATTTGCAGAAGAGAATATCAATGTACCTTTGCCTGACGGAGCTACCCCGCTGATGGTATTGGATAGTACCATTAATCCGTTTGAGCTGGAAAAGGTGAATATTCAATATGGTGAGAAAAAAATTCTCGACAACCTAACCTGGACTGTTGCCCCGAAACAGAATTGGTGGATTAAAGGCCCAAATGGTGCGGGCAAATCCACACTACTTTCAATTATCACAGGAGATCACCCGCAATCTTATGCCAACAAAGTCCGCTTATTCGGTCGCCAACGTGGCACAGGCGAAACCATTTGGGATATTAAGAAAAACATCGGCTATGTCAGCAGCCAATTACATATGGATTACCGCGTAAATTGTGCGGCAATTGAGGTGATTATTTCCGGCTTTTTCGACAGTATTGGTGTATATCAACAAATCCCCAACAGTTTACAACTCAAAGCAATGGAGTGGCTGGAACGCCTTAACTTAGCTGATGTTGCCAGAAAACCGTTCCGCTCACTCTCGTGGGGGCAACAACGCCTGTTGCTCATCACCCGAGCGATGGTAAAACACCCGCCTATTCTGATTTTAGACGAACCGCTACAAGGCTTAGACGGCATTAACCGTAAATTAGTGAAACAGTTTATCGACCAACTGGTCAATAACAGCCAAACCCAGCTCTTATTTGTTTCCCACCAAGACAGCGACGCCCCAAATTGCATCACGCATTTGTTTGAATTTGTGGCAAAAGGGGAAACAAATGAGTCGGGATATGAGTATAGGCAGACAGCGATCATTCAATAA
- a CDS encoding DUF917 domain-containing protein, translating to MSRILTLQDVDFAVKGGSIFACGGGGWMEHGYTLGRAAVTIGKPELVSMEEVDDNAWIATAAAIGAPGGLTDWEMLGVDYVKAVQLLQEALGEKLYGLMIGQNGMSSTVNGWLPSAILGTKVIDAVGDLRAHPTGDMGSIGLANSPEHMIQTAAGGNRKNNQYIELVTKGATSKISPILRKASDMSGGFIASCRNPIRASYVRQHAALGGISQALSLGEAIVQAERKGGSKIIEAICAHTGGSIIASGKVKKNTLQYTDQAFDVGIIQIGIGKNAVKIHVMNEHMAVDLADGTRIATYPDVITTLDTNGQPISAGQVKEGMEIVVFHIDKNKIPLSSSVIDPSVYPPVEAILGIDLYSYALGEK from the coding sequence ATGAGCAGAATTCTAACCCTTCAAGATGTTGATTTCGCTGTAAAAGGAGGATCTATATTTGCATGTGGCGGCGGTGGCTGGATGGAACATGGTTACACTCTAGGCCGTGCAGCTGTTACTATCGGCAAGCCGGAATTAGTTAGCATGGAGGAGGTTGATGATAATGCGTGGATTGCAACTGCCGCAGCTATTGGCGCACCCGGTGGTTTAACTGACTGGGAGATGCTTGGCGTGGATTATGTTAAAGCAGTTCAATTACTACAAGAAGCACTAGGTGAAAAACTATATGGCTTAATGATAGGGCAAAATGGCATGTCTTCAACCGTAAATGGCTGGCTACCTTCTGCAATTCTAGGCACAAAAGTAATTGATGCCGTAGGCGATTTACGTGCTCATCCTACAGGCGATATGGGTTCTATTGGACTTGCTAACTCCCCTGAACATATGATTCAAACCGCTGCCGGTGGTAATCGCAAAAATAATCAATACATTGAATTAGTGACTAAAGGTGCTACCTCCAAAATTTCTCCGATATTACGCAAAGCATCCGATATGTCTGGTGGCTTTATTGCAAGCTGCCGCAATCCAATACGCGCCAGTTATGTTCGCCAACACGCAGCGCTTGGCGGTATATCACAGGCACTCTCTTTAGGTGAAGCGATCGTTCAAGCCGAGCGTAAAGGAGGCTCAAAAATTATTGAGGCGATTTGTGCACATACGGGAGGTTCTATTATTGCATCCGGTAAAGTAAAGAAAAATACCCTTCAATATACCGATCAGGCTTTTGATGTCGGTATCATCCAAATAGGTATAGGGAAAAATGCAGTAAAAATTCACGTAATGAATGAACACATGGCGGTAGATCTTGCAGATGGAACCCGTATTGCCACTTACCCGGATGTTATTACTACTCTTGATACAAATGGCCAGCCAATTAGTGCCGGACAAGTTAAAGAAGGTATGGAAATAGTGGTCTTTCACATTGATAAAAACAAGATCCCTCTTTCATCAAGTGTAATCGATCCCAGTGTTTATCCGCCTGTAGAGGCTATTTTAGGCATTGACTTATATAGCTACGCATTAGGAGAAAAATAA
- a CDS encoding urocanate hydratase encodes MAFQIPTTANWKNGLRCKNWRTEALLRLLENVLIVGEAPEKLIVYAALGKAARNQASYESIVTSLKTMTEDYTLIVQSGKPIGLLKTHAKAPIVIMANCNIVGQWAKADIFYELERRGLICWGGLTAGDWQYIGSQGVIQGTYEIFSRIAERYFKGNLAGRFILSAGLGGMGGAQPLAGYMAGAAILVVDANPESIKKRLRIGYLKKHTDNLDEALTWIKAATDKKEAISVGLLGNAAKIYPQIYARGLIPDIVTDQTSAHDLVYGYLPPEFDLETVRKLRETDHQTLINANLSAIKRHLKAMLDFQKAGSIVFDNGNLIRTHAKNAGIENAFDIPIFTEAFLRPLFSRAIGPFRWIALSNTPQDIATIDNYVLEHFSQNKIITNWINLARQYVPFEGLPARIAWLGHQERTDLALAVNQMVAEGKLSAPIAFTRDHLDAGAMAHPNIMTENLIDGSDAIADWPLINAMVNCASQADLVAIHSGGGGYSGYMTSAGVTVIADGSPEAAERLRLSMTNDTSLGIMRYADAGYPEALDEAIQKGLNYIQLS; translated from the coding sequence ATGGCTTTTCAAATTCCAACCACAGCAAACTGGAAAAATGGACTTCGTTGCAAAAATTGGCGTACAGAGGCATTACTGCGTTTGCTGGAGAATGTATTAATTGTAGGGGAGGCTCCCGAAAAATTAATTGTTTACGCCGCTCTTGGTAAAGCAGCACGTAATCAAGCCAGTTATGAGTCGATTGTCACATCATTGAAAACAATGACTGAAGATTACACACTCATCGTACAATCAGGTAAACCTATTGGCTTACTAAAAACGCATGCTAAAGCTCCTATTGTAATTATGGCAAATTGCAATATCGTAGGTCAGTGGGCTAAAGCTGACATTTTCTATGAATTAGAACGCCGAGGCTTAATATGTTGGGGAGGTCTTACCGCAGGGGATTGGCAATATATCGGATCTCAAGGGGTCATCCAAGGCACTTATGAAATATTTAGTCGTATCGCAGAACGTTACTTTAAAGGTAATCTAGCCGGTCGCTTTATTCTTTCTGCAGGTCTTGGAGGCATGGGAGGAGCTCAACCATTAGCCGGTTACATGGCAGGAGCCGCAATTCTCGTTGTTGATGCAAATCCCGAAAGTATTAAAAAACGTTTACGGATTGGCTATCTCAAAAAACATACGGATAATCTGGATGAAGCATTAACTTGGATCAAAGCAGCCACAGACAAAAAAGAAGCTATATCGGTTGGTTTATTAGGTAATGCCGCTAAGATTTACCCTCAAATTTACGCACGAGGCCTAATACCAGATATTGTCACAGACCAAACTTCGGCTCATGATTTAGTCTATGGCTATCTGCCACCGGAATTTGATTTAGAAACTGTCAGAAAATTACGAGAAACAGATCATCAAACATTAATTAATGCAAACTTAAGTGCAATTAAACGCCACCTAAAAGCTATGCTTGATTTCCAAAAAGCGGGTTCTATTGTATTCGATAATGGAAATTTAATTCGCACACACGCCAAAAATGCAGGTATTGAAAATGCCTTCGATATTCCTATTTTTACCGAAGCCTTTTTACGCCCATTATTTAGCCGTGCAATAGGCCCTTTTCGCTGGATTGCTCTCTCAAATACCCCTCAAGATATTGCTACGATAGATAATTATGTACTGGAACATTTTTCACAAAACAAAATTATCACAAATTGGATAAATCTTGCTCGTCAATACGTTCCCTTTGAAGGATTACCTGCTCGTATTGCTTGGTTAGGCCACCAAGAACGTACTGACTTAGCTCTTGCCGTCAACCAAATGGTTGCTGAAGGTAAGCTTTCTGCCCCCATTGCCTTTACCAGAGACCACTTAGATGCCGGAGCAATGGCTCACCCCAACATTATGACCGAAAACCTCATTGATGGCTCTGATGCCATTGCAGACTGGCCGCTTATCAATGCCATGGTGAATTGTGCCTCACAAGCTGATTTGGTCGCAATTCACTCAGGCGGAGGTGGGTATAGCGGTTATATGACCTCAGCCGGAGTCACTGTCATTGCAGATGGCTCACCAGAAGCTGCTGAACGTTTACGGCTTTCCATGACCAATGATACCAGCCTTGGCATTATGCGTTATGCCGATGCCGGTTATCCGGAAGCACTGGATGAAGCGATACAAAAAGGTCTAAATTATATTCAGTTAAGTTAA
- a CDS encoding MFS transporter, which translates to MQHNTQTKNSSGKAVAATSIGNALEWYDFSIFAFFAAYIGHSFFEDGNETSALVKTFLVFGVGFIARPLGAIFLGAYGDKVGRKAALTLTIGLMALGTFIIAIAPPVWVIGAGAPILLLVGRLLQGFSAGGEIGGATAFLVESAPTHKKATYAAWLQASMGISNILAALAGWSVSSLFSPQEINQWAWRLPFIFGLLIVPVGFYIRKTLHETEEFTTLQQQKTEKTPLLDIVSKYPSHLIAGILFSILWTVCVYTLIIYMPTYYASPNVGLGFQRSDSFLGALLGNIFMVIGCLLSGRLADKVGPYKILIFAIIVLMVGSYPILAWLHANPTVNNLIIAQSLFCIMVSIFAGVAPSVLANFFPVRIRSTGMSITYNIAAIFFAGFTPALMAWATNLNKFALSFYLAITGVIALIGLVWMRKLSPTTIY; encoded by the coding sequence ATGCAACACAACACTCAAACTAAAAACAGTTCCGGAAAAGCAGTAGCTGCAACCTCTATAGGTAATGCTTTGGAATGGTATGACTTTAGTATTTTCGCTTTCTTTGCAGCCTATATCGGACATAGTTTTTTTGAAGATGGAAACGAAACCTCCGCCTTAGTGAAAACCTTTCTGGTATTTGGTGTAGGATTTATTGCTCGGCCATTAGGTGCAATATTTCTCGGAGCCTATGGCGATAAAGTTGGCCGTAAGGCAGCACTTACTTTAACCATCGGATTAATGGCATTGGGTACCTTTATTATTGCTATCGCGCCTCCAGTTTGGGTGATTGGTGCTGGGGCCCCAATACTTTTATTAGTTGGGCGCTTATTACAAGGCTTTTCAGCCGGTGGGGAAATTGGAGGAGCAACGGCATTTCTCGTAGAATCAGCACCGACTCATAAAAAAGCAACCTATGCCGCATGGTTACAAGCAAGTATGGGTATATCCAATATCCTTGCCGCACTTGCAGGCTGGAGTGTCAGTTCCCTTTTTTCTCCGCAAGAAATTAACCAATGGGCATGGCGTTTACCCTTTATTTTCGGTTTGCTCATTGTACCTGTAGGATTCTATATTCGCAAAACATTACATGAAACAGAGGAATTCACAACCTTACAACAACAAAAAACCGAAAAAACGCCTTTATTAGATATTGTAAGTAAATATCCATCTCATCTGATTGCGGGAATCTTATTCTCTATCCTTTGGACTGTCTGCGTGTATACGTTAATCATTTATATGCCAACCTATTATGCTTCACCTAACGTAGGATTAGGTTTCCAACGCAGTGATAGTTTCTTAGGTGCATTACTGGGCAATATCTTTATGGTTATTGGATGTCTATTGTCCGGGCGTTTAGCAGATAAAGTTGGCCCTTATAAGATCTTAATTTTTGCAATTATTGTTCTAATGGTAGGCAGCTATCCTATTCTGGCTTGGCTACATGCAAACCCTACAGTGAATAATCTAATCATTGCACAAAGTCTGTTCTGCATCATGGTTTCTATTTTTGCGGGTGTTGCACCTTCTGTTTTGGCAAATTTCTTTCCTGTAAGAATACGCTCAACAGGTATGTCAATAACATATAACATTGCCGCTATTTTCTTTGCAGGCTTTACACCGGCTTTAATGGCATGGGCAACAAATCTCAATAAATTTGCTCTATCTTTTTACTTGGCTATAACGGGTGTAATCGCATTAATAGGATTAGTCTGGATGAGAAAATTAAGCCCGACTACTATTTATTAA
- a CDS encoding HAL/PAL/TAL family ammonia-lyase, whose amino-acid sequence MQKKLINFSILLALSFTNVSSFALQLTPDLNLTLEQVEQVARKNETVNINDQAWKNIEQGHNVILEAALNNVPVYGLTVGVGWNKDKPIFIEKNGTKVVSDELLAVSKKFNKSSLRAHSAGLGDPLPIETVRAGMLIRLNTMLNGETGVQREVAEKYLEFLNHGITPVVPSRGTVGESDITLASHIGLAMIGEWDVFYQGKRQAAKTVMERLGIQPLDPVGKDFLSILSTNSLMAGEAVLLTLDNQRFLDKQITLFGLVLEGFNGNVAPFSEIAVNARPYAGMRKVAEKIRKTLNGSDLWKPSDTRSLQDPLSFRSMAYTLGAISENIDALKQAVEIQINSTDDNPLVLTKSPVISADQTQLKRYEIKEGELGAIYPTSNFNFLPITNKVEYLNQSLVKLAEVMTQQIIRFENPEFTKLSRFLSAPQNEGHAFGAIQKPFAETNIRIKQLAQPASFSSSTLAGNIEDTITMSSIALANNRQIVNGLYEIASFQLLHGTQALDLRSNFTAGDSTKAIWQEYRKVVPFIEQDKPYTPIIIEGIEFWKNYKK is encoded by the coding sequence ATGCAAAAAAAACTTATAAACTTCTCGATATTACTAGCCTTATCTTTTACTAATGTAAGCAGCTTCGCATTACAACTTACACCTGACCTCAATCTTACACTTGAACAGGTTGAACAAGTTGCCCGTAAAAACGAGACAGTTAATATCAATGATCAAGCTTGGAAAAATATTGAGCAGGGTCATAATGTCATTCTAGAAGCTGCTCTGAATAATGTACCCGTTTATGGTTTAACCGTGGGTGTTGGCTGGAATAAAGATAAACCTATCTTCATAGAAAAAAACGGTACTAAGGTGGTATCAGATGAATTATTAGCAGTATCAAAAAAGTTTAATAAATCCTCATTAAGAGCTCATTCAGCCGGCCTAGGTGATCCACTGCCTATTGAAACTGTACGAGCAGGTATGTTGATTCGCTTAAATACGATGCTAAATGGAGAAACCGGTGTACAACGAGAAGTAGCCGAAAAATATCTTGAGTTCCTCAACCATGGGATTACACCTGTTGTACCAAGTCGAGGAACTGTAGGAGAATCAGATATTACCCTAGCCTCACATATTGGTTTAGCTATGATAGGCGAATGGGATGTATTTTATCAAGGTAAACGCCAAGCGGCTAAAACAGTAATGGAAAGATTAGGTATTCAACCACTTGACCCTGTCGGTAAAGATTTTTTATCTATCTTAAGTACTAATAGCTTAATGGCAGGCGAAGCCGTACTTCTCACATTAGATAACCAACGTTTCTTAGATAAACAAATTACATTATTCGGATTGGTATTAGAAGGATTCAATGGTAATGTGGCACCATTTAGCGAAATAGCTGTTAATGCCCGTCCTTATGCAGGAATGAGGAAAGTCGCCGAAAAAATACGCAAAACACTTAACGGAAGCGATTTGTGGAAACCATCGGATACTCGCTCATTGCAAGATCCTCTCTCATTCCGTTCTATGGCATATACACTAGGTGCCATTTCGGAAAATATTGACGCACTCAAACAAGCGGTAGAAATTCAGATCAATTCAACCGATGATAATCCTTTAGTATTGACTAAATCTCCTGTGATATCAGCAGACCAGACACAACTCAAACGCTATGAAATTAAAGAAGGTGAATTAGGTGCAATTTACCCTACATCAAACTTTAACTTCTTACCTATCACAAACAAGGTAGAATATTTAAACCAATCATTAGTAAAATTAGCAGAAGTGATGACACAGCAAATTATTCGATTCGAAAATCCGGAATTTACTAAGTTAAGTCGCTTTTTATCTGCACCACAAAATGAAGGGCATGCATTCGGCGCTATTCAAAAACCATTTGCAGAAACGAATATCAGAATTAAACAGCTTGCTCAACCGGCTTCATTCAGCTCAAGTACATTAGCCGGAAATATAGAAGATACTATTACAATGTCTAGCATTGCACTTGCCAATAATCGCCAAATTGTAAACGGATTATATGAAATTGCCTCATTCCAACTTCTGCATGGAACACAAGCTTTAGATTTACGTAGTAATTTTACAGCTGGTGATAGTACAAAAGCTATTTGGCAAGAATACCGTAAAGTTGTCCCTTTTATAGAACAAGACAAACCTTACACACCAATCATTATAGAAGGAATTGAGTTTTGGAAAAATTATAAGAAATAG
- the lipA gene encoding lipoyl synthase yields the protein MTTVTAQSNPNKMAPFKMEKGVKYRDAAKTSIIQVRNIDPDQELLKKPDWMKIKLPANSAKIDSIKNGMRRHGLHSVCEEASCPNLHECFNHGTATFMIMGAICTRRCPFCDVAHGKPLPLDPDEPRKVAETVQDMKLKYVVITSVDRDDLPDRGAAHFSATVREIKALNPNCKVEILVPDFRGRVEQAVAILKENPPDVFNHNLENVPRLYREVRPGADYKWSLELLKIFKREFPNIPTKSGLMVGLGETNEEILEVMQDLRDHGVTMLTIGQYLQPSRHHLKVERYVPPAEFDMFRAEAEKMGFEHAACGPFVRSSYHADLQAKGELVK from the coding sequence ATGACTACGGTTACAGCTCAGTCCAATCCGAATAAAATGGCTCCTTTTAAAATGGAAAAGGGAGTGAAATATCGTGATGCGGCTAAGACCTCAATTATTCAAGTAAGAAATATCGATCCAGACCAAGAATTACTGAAAAAACCGGACTGGATGAAAATTAAATTACCGGCAAATTCGGCGAAAATTGACAGTATCAAAAATGGTATGCGTCGCCATGGTTTGCATTCTGTGTGTGAAGAAGCCTCTTGCCCGAACTTGCATGAATGTTTCAACCACGGCACGGCGACTTTTATGATTATGGGAGCAATCTGCACCCGCCGTTGTCCGTTCTGTGATGTAGCACACGGCAAACCGCTTCCACTCGACCCGGACGAGCCACGTAAAGTGGCAGAAACCGTGCAGGATATGAAATTAAAGTATGTAGTAATTACCTCGGTGGATCGTGATGACTTGCCTGATCGTGGTGCTGCACACTTTTCAGCAACGGTGCGTGAAATTAAAGCGTTAAACCCAAACTGTAAAGTAGAGATTTTGGTGCCGGATTTCCGTGGACGTGTTGAACAAGCGGTCGCAATTCTGAAAGAAAATCCACCGGATGTATTCAATCACAACTTAGAAAATGTGCCACGCTTATACCGCGAAGTTCGCCCGGGAGCGGATTATAAATGGTCGTTAGAGTTACTTAAAATCTTCAAGCGAGAGTTTCCGAATATTCCGACTAAATCCGGTTTAATGGTCGGGCTTGGCGAAACTAATGAAGAAATTTTAGAAGTGATGCAAGACTTGCGTGACCATGGTGTGACGATGCTAACCATCGGTCAATATTTACAGCCAAGCCGCCATCACCTAAAAGTGGAACGCTATGTACCACCGGCAGAGTTTGATATGTTCCGAGCTGAGGCAGAAAAAATGGGCTTCGAACATGCGGCTTGTGGTCCATTCGTCCGATCTTCCTACCACGCGGATTTACAAGCGAAGGGTGAGTTGGTGAAATGA
- the lipB gene encoding lipoyl(octanoyl) transferase LipB, with protein sequence MKLIIRQLGIQPYEEIWHKMQSFTDSRDENSDDEIWLVQHPSVFTQGSAGKPEHLLNPSNIPVVQSDRGGQITYHGPGQQIMYVLLDIKRLKANGKEMSVRELVTALEQSVVKTLADYGVEGYPKADAPGVYVDEQKICSLGLRIRKGRSFHGLALNINMDLTPFRNINPCGYAGLEMCQLSELIARNDLTCDEVSPKLVNHFISILGYNTSQIINN encoded by the coding sequence ATGAAATTGATTATTCGTCAACTCGGCATTCAGCCCTATGAAGAAATTTGGCATAAAATGCAATCTTTCACCGATAGTCGTGATGAAAATAGCGATGATGAGATCTGGCTGGTGCAGCATCCTTCTGTCTTTACTCAAGGCTCGGCAGGCAAGCCGGAGCATCTGCTCAATCCGAGCAATATCCCAGTGGTGCAAAGCGACCGAGGTGGGCAAATTACCTATCATGGGCCAGGACAGCAAATCATGTATGTGCTGTTGGATATTAAACGCTTAAAAGCTAACGGTAAAGAGATGTCGGTGCGTGAATTGGTGACGGCATTGGAACAATCTGTGGTGAAAACTTTAGCTGATTACGGTGTTGAAGGATATCCTAAAGCGGATGCTCCCGGAGTTTATGTGGATGAACAAAAAATTTGCTCGCTTGGTTTACGTATTCGCAAAGGGCGTTCTTTTCACGGTTTAGCCTTGAATATCAATATGGATTTAACGCCTTTCAGAAATATTAACCCCTGCGGTTACGCGGGGCTGGAAATGTGTCAGCTCAGTGAATTAATTGCTCGAAATGATTTAACTTGTGATGAAGTATCGCCAAAATTAGTGAATCATTTTATCTCAATTTTAGGCTATAATACCTCCCAAATTATTAACAATTAG
- the ybeD gene encoding DUF493 family protein YbeD, with the protein MQSKAINLQDLPQAKLKDLLEFPCSFTFKVVGANRENLVDDVVAVTQLYAKGDYNPRQQQSSKGTYNSVSIDILAENIEQVETLYTELAKIAGVRMVL; encoded by the coding sequence ATGCAATCAAAAGCTATTAATTTACAAGATTTACCACAAGCCAAATTAAAAGATTTATTAGAATTTCCGTGCAGCTTTACTTTCAAAGTAGTAGGTGCGAATCGTGAAAATTTAGTGGATGATGTGGTAGCTGTTACTCAGCTTTACGCCAAAGGTGACTACAATCCCCGTCAACAACAAAGCTCAAAAGGCACTTATAATTCTGTGTCGATTGACATCTTGGCAGAAAATATTGAGCAAGTGGAAACACTCTATACCGAATTAGCCAAAATTGCCGGCGTAAGAATGGTATTATAA
- a CDS encoding serine hydrolase, which yields MKKTLVKAMSFMSIAASSLAYADLNANFNLQAPQLNAQTYILMDYNSGEVLASLNADQRQYPASLTKMMTSYVVGEALKEGRVKNSDMVTVTENSWAQKFPGSSLMFLDLNTKVSVADLMKGLIIVSGNDASVALAEHVSGSQVAFINEMNKYAQQFGLKNTHFTTVHGLDDPEQYSSARDMAIIGSHIIRDQPEEYKIYAEKEFHYNIKKPQPNRNGLLWDKTLNVDGMKTGHTDKAGYNLVASATNSNTRLISVVMGVPTYKGREVESKKLLQWGFANFETVKSIQASQAVAEQAVYYGEANKVQLGSIQDSFVTVPKGRSTDLKARYELEKKNLEAPLVKGQVVGKMIYQLDGKDVASTNLQVLQDVPEAGIFGKAWDWIALTVKSLFD from the coding sequence ATGAAAAAAACATTAGTGAAAGCAATGAGTTTTATGAGTATCGCAGCATCAAGCCTAGCTTATGCTGATTTAAATGCGAATTTTAATTTACAAGCTCCGCAATTAAATGCTCAGACTTATATTTTAATGGATTATAACTCCGGTGAAGTGTTGGCTAGTTTGAACGCCGATCAACGCCAGTATCCGGCATCATTAACTAAAATGATGACCAGCTATGTAGTAGGTGAGGCGTTAAAAGAAGGGCGTGTTAAAAACAGCGATATGGTTACCGTTACCGAGAATTCTTGGGCACAGAAATTCCCGGGGTCTTCATTAATGTTTTTGGATTTAAACACCAAAGTGTCTGTTGCTGATTTGATGAAAGGCTTAATTATCGTATCAGGAAATGACGCATCAGTTGCACTTGCAGAACACGTATCAGGCTCCCAAGTGGCATTTATTAATGAAATGAATAAATACGCACAACAGTTTGGTCTGAAAAATACCCATTTTACGACTGTTCATGGTTTAGATGATCCGGAGCAATATTCCTCAGCTCGCGATATGGCGATTATCGGTTCACACATTATTCGTGATCAGCCGGAAGAATATAAAATTTACGCGGAAAAAGAGTTTCATTACAACATTAAAAAACCGCAACCTAACCGAAACGGTTTGTTATGGGATAAAACGCTTAACGTAGATGGCATGAAGACCGGGCACACAGATAAAGCAGGTTATAACTTGGTGGCATCTGCAACCAATAGTAATACTCGTTTGATTTCTGTAGTAATGGGGGTACCGACTTATAAAGGACGTGAAGTAGAAAGTAAAAAGCTGCTTCAATGGGGTTTTGCTAACTTTGAAACGGTAAAATCTATTCAGGCGTCTCAAGCGGTTGCGGAGCAGGCTGTTTATTATGGTGAAGCAAATAAAGTACAATTAGGTTCTATCCAAGATAGCTTTGTTACTGTACCAAAAGGCAGATCAACAGATTTGAAAGCCCGTTATGAACTTGAGAAGAAAAATCTGGAAGCTCCTTTAGTCAAAGGACAGGTTGTGGGCAAAATGATTTACCAATTAGATGGTAAAGATGTTGCGAGTACCAACTTACAAGTATTACAAGATGTACCGGAAGCCGGTATTTTCGGTAAGGCTTGGGACTGGATTGCTTTGACGGTTAAGAGCTTATTTGATTAA